taccaaaggtgtcatggactttgaagactctcaaactcaggacgaaagggagaaacatgctaagaggaaggcaccttcggcaaaccctcaccgtgatcaactcctgcctggaaacctatgtccccactggaaggatgtgtggatccagaattggcctccagagtcacttacggactcgctGTTAAGActgtattcatggaagacaatcttgcctAGCTACGCGGGATCGCCAGAGAAGATGACTCTTAATTGGCTGCCTAGGCCTGGCAGaagagaaaagttttcagcaagcgTTTAAAAGTTGGCAACAGAAGGCAACAacggggccaccaggtggcacgttggaagatggccgacaataacatctctctgacccatcgaGGTgattaaggggctgctatgggaagtatgcagccttccccCGACCCCAGGATAATGGGGACGCCCTgtcttgccagcggtgttcacaatgcaccccctgatccgagagatgggggtgccgaacacttggcacaagccctcggtgaagtcagctcttcctgacgccgattccaattagcacgtgctggttgcttcagctcggaTTTATATTTGGAAGATTTATGATTGGAAATAAggctgaagcacatacatcaagtaaagCTCGACGATAaggctgctgattaatggatctctgtgaccgggagtgacggatggataagtaaatcttctgatgaattaACACTAGGAGACTGTATatttggaacgaaggggggggtggaggaaaagacccttttttcctttttgtataaTGTGATAAAATAACCCCTCACCCCAGAAATAAATAAGATCATCGCGTTTTTATTATCATAAGCAGGactttaagaactgtgtgggaatggattacaacaggagagaagaATGGTaacggtgagaaagaggaaatttctatgacgcagttaaaaaatggcgtctcaccaagacaggcttgccggagaaagaaggacagggggaggagaatcaggactgTTTGAAAGAGAAGGAGTACTGGAATGTAAGTTGGACCTGACAGAGCCCCCTGATCTATCTGATTTATTTGGCAAGCcggagaaaaaacaaaggacagaccgaaatttaattttgtttatggaagaactgaacagaggctgtccctggcttttgaagagtacaaaacccacacagaaacgtcagttttcagtctgcttgtgagaatcatcagagatcgcaaagaaaggaatatatgatgataacaacaagatgaagaagaaagtaataaaggactattcGGATTGAACTGGATtgaactgtctaattaaagcagtaaaataagtgatgcCTGGAGTTATCCGGAACTTTGGACTCGTgccgagcttgatgtatgggtaccctcaaaaaaaaattaaaatttggctgtataatttggaactaatgtgatttgaacaatgtgatgtgattggcctgttaataaaaattattttcaaaaaaacaaacaaaccagaaggcAACAACAGAATATAAGCAaagtgttccacaggactgggccgatGACACTAAAGGCTGTTTTTCCACTGTTGTCAAATAAACCTCACCAACTCAGGGAGCTTGCCTGGTTTCAGTAGGCAGGAAGTTCCAGACTGTAGTTGCTGCCATGTTTGAAATATAATTCCTTTCAAGTGGAGACTGAGTGGCACTTGTAAAAAGTCAGTTCTACAGATCAAGGTGGTTGAGTGGGCATATGTGAGGTAAGGTGAACCTTCAAGTAAACGAGTCCCAAGTTGTTATGGGTTTTATATACCAATAGTAACATCTTGAATTGTTCCACATacagattggcagccagtgcagatcttttaagcagaggtgtaATTGTCATTAATTCTACttatattgatccagagcagaactccagtgtatagttagcagagtaaaaacttaaacacgttgcagaatTCACAAAAAAATAGATCAGAGGCAATTAGTATTTaattcagcagagctttactgctactgacgGCAAATGAGCACAATGGTCACAAATAGAATACATTCAGGACTGGCCCTGTCCataaagaaatccagttgcagcagacttaacttaagtttacaataacttataagaagactaaaaccttaacactatatacagaacaccacaccagaaggaaaaagaGGTAGAaaagagtgaaacccaggctcctcctggccttattattatagtcagaGGTAACAAAACCAGTTTAAGTCAGctttactcagcttctctgaaggaaaaacccaaacatcatgaaccttctgcttgcttctttcacacagagaagcttccagaacccacttggattaattagaataggaaagatctctacacatcagatcaatactttctgtaccaaaaaatgcaaactgacagtaaTATGCTGACATGGGTTTCACTCCTGTGAGCAAtcacactgcagcattctgcacaagTTGCACAAGGGGAGCCCCACCTTGCTGTAATCCAGGCCTGGATTCACTAATACCTGGATTACCATGGTCAAGCTGTCTCCGTCCAGGAATGTCCAGTGTTGCTGTACCAGCTTCATCTGGCGAAAGGCACTCCTTGCCACCGAGATTACCTGAGTCTCCAGTGATGAAGCTGGATCCAGAACTGCTTACCTGCTTCTTCAGAGGAAGTGCAGCCCTGTCGAGGGCAGACAATTGGCCGGCCCTGAGCTGCTTGTTTCTTCCACCAGTGTTGATGggatgatttttttttccttttcagtatCTCTAGATGAAACCTCCTCAAGCGCCTCTTGTTCCACTGAGCCTCAGAGCAAGAATGTGCCTGCTGTTCGGGAGAGCCATAGAGCAGCCTCACAGGTAGAATGGGGGCATTTGACTGGGGGCTTGTGGGCAGTGGGGCAAAGCAGACTGCATCAGGAAGGATAGCAATGCATATAAACCTTTTAAGtaaaagaagaagtaaaaacaAAAGAAGGGCTCAACAGAGCTCTGGTGGAGTAGAAGAAGAAACCTGCAGCTGCACAGGTTGACCCGCCGTGGCAGTTCTTCAGCAAAAGTCTCTCCTTCAGTGGCTGCTATCCCCGATGGCTGAgttctgcctccacaattggaggcagaGTGCTTCTGAGCACCAGTTGTTGGGATTCACAAGGAGGGAGAGTGCCCTTGCAAGATTGGGCAGGCAGACTAGAATTGCTGCATAGAAGGGCCACAAAAATCACCTACTCCAGGTAGGTACCtgttcagatttttgctgaaggaaTCCAATTATGTAGATTTGGCAATTCGTCCAAGTatatccctcccctcccaccGCTGACTGACTTGGCCGTAATATTTCAAAAAGGAGTGCCACTTGCCTCTTTAGGAATGAAACACAATAGGAAGTTCACAGTTTGTGTACGGTCTGCACTGTGACTTCTTCTTCAGAATGTTCATCTGTCTGCTTATGTGCTCGAGGACTAACCAATTAACCATGTAGGTGTGTCTTGGATTGAAGCAGAGTCACTGTGATTGGGGAATTCAACTTTGAGTTAGTTTACCCCGGTACACTACCTTAGGGCTTTAATATAAACCTGCCTTTCTAAATACATAAATTTGCCATTTGCCTTGTCCTCAGTGAATATTGCAGATATTTGTGCTATGAATATGCcttagaatcttaagagttgaaGGGAGACATTGCTGGCCACATGGACTGATCGTTTCCCGGCTCAGTGCAGGAACTCTGGAGCTAGAGAAGCCCCAAGAGGTGGGGACCTCCAGTAAGGAAAGGAGAGGTGTCATTGCCAAGCCTGTTGCTTTAGCCTAAATTGATGCTTCCTCACCAGCACTGTGTTTCTTTTGGTCTTTTCTGGAATACAGGCAagcaaacagaagaaaaagaCAGGAGTGATGCTTCCCCGTGTAGTTTTGACTCCTCTGAAAGTAAATGGTGCTCATATGGAAACTTCTTCAGGTGAgccaactccccaccccctttgacTTTGCACATCTACATGAGCCctccagtaaggtaaaggtaaaggtgcccctgcccgtacgggccagtcttgacagactctggggttgtgcgcccatctcactcaagaggccgggggccagcgctgtccggagacacttccgggtcacgtggccagcgtgacaaagctgcatctggcgagccagagccgcacacggaaacgccgtttaccttcccgccagtaagcggtccctatttatctacttgcacttggaggtgctttcgaactgctaggttggcaggcgctgggaccgagcagcgggagcgcaccccgccacggggattcgaactgccgacctttcgatcggcaagccctaggcgctgaggcttttacccacagcaccacccgtgtcccgtacTGCCCTCCAGTACCAAACCCCTATCTGGCACCTCTCACAAGAGCTTCCGAGTGCCATGCACAACAGAGATTCTTTGGCACTTTTTAGGTCTGCTAAGGGCTctttgcaggtggcgctgtgggtaaaacctcagtgcctaggacttgctgatcgcattgtcggcggttcgaatccccacggcggggtgagctcccgttgttcggtcccagctcctgcccacctagcagttcgaaagcacccttaagtgcaagtagataaataggtaccgctttctagcgggaaggtaaacggcgtttctgtgtgctgcgctggtgctggctcggcagagcagcttcgtcacgctggccacgtgacccagaagtgtcttctgacggtgccggctcacggcctcttgagcgagatgagcacacaaccctagagtcggacacgactggcccatacggtcaggggtacctttacctttagggctcTTTGCTACACATTGTACCTTGTTCCGAATACAGCTCACTGGGAAATTGGTTTAAAGTGTCTCCTAGGCTTTGAGTTCCATCCCTGACTTCATTTAACACTATTATTTTAACAGAAGAGAAGAAAGCAATACCTGCAGCAGCCACCACCCGGCCTCTGCAGTTGTAGATACTTGTAGGGGCTCAGCATGGGTGGCCTTTGTTCAGATCCTTGTTCGTGGAACattcttgggttgttgttttttagtagatcatttttattaaatttgcaagAATATCGAAATACAAAAAATCcacaaaaatgagatggcaaaaaAGTTGTTAGCAGATTAAAATCTTGTACCTTCATCCGCCTCATAGcattgttgcaaggataaattAGAGACATTTCTACTCtaaaataattatattttttatttattaaatttatatactacccttcatccaaggatcactggAGTGATTTGCAGTGTAAAAACCATCAATATTACCATCATCAAACCATCCTAATCATTTACGTGGTGCTTATATCTAGACactatataaaaagaaaagaatgagcaGCTCTCTCAGCAGGCTTAGAGGCTGAAGACAGACAGGAAGGGAAGTAATTGTTGCCAAGCATAATGACAGGAGCAAAGGGGGCTTTGAAACCAGAGGGGACTGGGTGGGGCTGCtcctttcctgttcagctgcctAGCCCTTTCTGTGCTTATTCTCACTTCCTGCCTCCACCGCCCCAAAAAACCAAGATAATGGGAGCTGGAATAAATTGTGCAAACTGAGTACTGTAATGTCAAGATTTGGATTTCTGTAGCGTGGCATTTGCTCACCTGACCATACCCTTATCTATCTGAGCCACAGCTACATACCTTGGTGGAGgttgtgtttaataataataaggtcCAGTGAGGAATGTGGGGAGTGTTTAACGTTGTCTCGTGGGGTGCTCCTTGCTCACTGGTTTCAGGGTTCACAGGGAGACAAGTTGGTggcgagagcagcagcagcagcagcggttccTCTGCCCTGAGTGGCAACACTGCTATACGCAGCAGGACAGAAATCAGCAGGGACCCTCCACAGCTGATCCGAGGATTCCGGAAACCCACAAGTGGTAGGTGCAGTCTGTTGTCTGTATCTAGATTTCTTGCTTCAAACAGAAGGAGTCCGGGGCTTTTATAGGCAAGTCCAGGCATTCAGGTCTGCCTTGGAAGGCCTGATTTTTGTACCATCACCTTAGACCAGCACCTTTATTTCTACAGGCTTTTAATGTGTAGTTTTGCTGGTACATTCAACTGATTTTTGGAATTTGCTGTCTTTAGATGGCAATGTGCTGAATTTATATTTTTGTGATTGATGATAAAGGTGGCTTTTGGTGTTCATTGCATTGCCCTGTGGGCAGAACAATATAGAGCACTGCATAATTTTAACCTTCCTCTATACTCCTGTGAGTAAACAAACTCCATACAAATCCTCAAGGAGCAGGAACGAAGAGAATCAGTTACTGTACTTGTGCAGGACTATATTTAAAGTTTCTGATAGAATCTTAAATGTTCTGACTGGGGATAAAATGATAGGCTGTTCACTTTTCTTTGTCCAGACAATTAAAATCATTCGTAAAGCATGCTTGTTTTGTGTCTCTTCTACCACCACCGCATGAGCTGATGGTGTTTTCCTgtggtggttttttaaatggCTGGGGGTGGATACTCCTGTTGGCTCCTGAAGTCTAGGGCTGGGGAGGTGTTCACTGCCCGAAGCAAGCAGCCCAGGGCCAGTTCTCTCTCCTTTGGGGGCCTGTCactttgcttgggggggggtagTTGCTACACTCATTCATCCACACATCTGTCCAGACATGCTCCAGCTGTTTTCCTCCTGGAGCAGAAAGCCTCAGTGGTTTCGAAGTGGCTCCATTGTGCTTGGCATTCAGGTGATGCCAAGGTCTTTTGAAAGACCTAATTGTTCAAGCTGCCTGTATCGGCCTCTGCTGCTTTCTGTGTTGATTTGTGGAAACCTGCCTGGAAGCGCCTTCTGTGTTTTGGAGGGCTACAGCTACCGGGTTGCGGGCAGGGCCTCTTGCGTGTAGACTGTGTAAATATTCCTGGTTTTATGAGACTCTTTGGAAACTGCAGGACAAATGAAGAGGAACCGAGGCGATGATATAGACTTTGAGACGCCTGGCTCCATTCTCGTCAACACAAACCTGCGAGCGCTGATAAATTCCAGGACCTTCAATGTTTTGCCCCTGCACTtccagcagcagctgcttctccttctccctgaaGTGGACAGGCAGGTACGGATCCCCACCAGCCACGTCTTGCCCCTCTGTTCTGCGACACTTGTGCACGCTTCTCATCTGCTGTGGCTTGTTTCCTTTTAGGCCGGGACGGATGGGCTGATGCGGCTTAGTGGGAGCGCTCTGAATAACGAGTTCTTCACCCACGCTGCccagagctggagagagagactGGCTGATGGTAGGTGCCTGGGGTGGAGTGGCTACTTTGGTAGAGGCGACTTAAGTACAGAATACACTTAAAGTCGAACTCCCCGGATCCTGCTTTGTGGTGGTGCAAGTCACTCTGCCCCTCTGGCCGCCTCTTTTGATTTATGAGGTGGCAGGAGCACAGGCTCCAAACAACCTTAACAGAAACATTGGCGGCTTTTTCCCAGTGTCAGCATCCATCTTCTTCGCTGACCTCCCACCTTGCAGACAGATTCAGTAAAATCTAATTCTGTCTGCTTTAGCAAGAAAGCCTGTTGGAGTGCAAGGCCTCAGGTTCCTCCTGCTCTGCTCAGTTGTGGAAGCTGacttggaaaaaaaaatctgtaggaAGCGTCTGGTGGATTATGAGGCATCGGTGGTGATACCTCTGTATTTTCAGGGCAGATCATCAATTTGGCTCTTAAGTATTTTGAATGATGTGCATGGCTCAGAAGTACAGgagtacctcagtttttgaatgtctcggaagtcaaacgtttcagttttcgaacactgaaaacccggaagtatccattttcgaacacgcctcggaagcCAAACGGCTTCTGCTGAAGTTCTCCCCCAATTTTCTCTATTGAATTTGCTGaccgccctttgcgcctcggattttcaaatgtttcggaagtcggaATGGTCTTCTGGAAATTACGTTCAGAAACCGGGGTACCGCTGTACTTTAACTTCCTAGGCCAGAAAGCCAGTCTAAAATCAGAGACTCGTGTAATTGTTTTTATGAATTTATTTTTAGCCAACTTGATCACTGTATACTTTTAGTGAAAAGGCAGGGTATATACGATCCTTTCAGCTGTGAGTCTGTATTAAAAGATTAAAGATCCTCATCTTGCTGAATCCCTGGAGGGAGAAATCACTAAAGAGGAAGGCAGCCAAAATACTTTTAGGTTTCCTTTCATCTCCCTTTCAAAGATAACAGCTTTTGGCACCAACTTGGATTCTAAGAAACCTGTGAGTGTCTGCCATGGAGCCACTTTGTTGCAAACGATTCTGGGCTTTGTTCTAACCTAGGGCACCTTCTTTGGCATTGACATTGTCCTCATGCAAACTAAGTAGGTGCTTCGGATCTTGCCCAGGCTGCCCTCTAGCTATACATTGCTGGAGACAATTAGTTGTGTGGTGAGCAAGCTGCGTTTGGGGGGAACCTTGTTCACCATACTTGTTTCCTCATTGAGGAACCCCTGAAACGCTGGGGAAAACTCCAAGGTTCCCCAGATCATGGCTCCCCTATTGCTCTGAAGCATTCAGTTGCATCCAACCGGGCTTATTCCCCTTGCTCTCCTTTTCTCATgcgccctctggagcagatcttgAAGGTGCATGAGGGACtgcaggggagaggaaaggggagaTCTCTTGCGAAAGCAGAATGGCAGCATTGTGCTTCCACCTTTAAGACAGTTAGTAGAACTCTGTCAGTTAAAGAAAAAGTTGTTCATATGTAATTAACGTAAGATTTCAAAGAACATGTAAAGCGTTCAGCAAAGTTTCCCCACGTTGAtcggttttttaaaatgattttgccCCAATTAATGCTGTCCCTTTGGCACCAAGGCAGTGTCCCTCTGAGATCATTACAGCTCACCTGACAAGAGCACAGAAGTATAGTCTCTTCTGCCCTGGACTTAACCCTGCCATGCACTTTCCTGATGCGACTTTTGTTGAGTTGGGATACTAGCACCTGCTGCTTCCAGCTTCTCATTGTTGGCTTTTTTGCAGGGGAGTTCACTCATGAAATGCAGGTTCGCATAAGACAAGaaatggagaaggaaaagaaaacagagcagTGGAAGGAGAGGTTTTTTGAGGACTACTATGGGCAAAAGTAAGTGGGTGTTTTTATTGAAtacctttaaaaagcaaaaccacaaGCTAACTTCACCTGTTTCTGTGCCATcacttgtggtggtggtgggggggtgtAGTGTTGCAAGGGGACCTGCAGAGGTTTGACTCTCTCAGTTCACCATCTCTACCTGTGGGAGGCCACAGTTCACCATCTCTACCTCCaacctttaatttttaaaatgaatttttacAGGTGATATCCAGCCAAGTCATACTTGGAATAGACTAATCTAATTTAATTGACCGAAGTTACTAATGCTGGCTATCACCCTAGGTCTTTTAATTTGCAAGGGCAATTAAAGTTCCGGCAAATGTATATGAAGGCAATGGGTTGACCTAGCAAGaatttgcactttttaaaaatgctgtagaAATTTAACGCAGAATTGCTTTATAATGTACAACAACCTAAGTTTATCCTGAGGTGCCCCAGTTGATCTTGGCTACTGGCTCAGGCAAGGTGTCGAAGTTCCAGTAGAATCAGCAGTAATACCATTAACTAATTTGGGGTTCCTTTCACTTCCTGCCTTGTGTCCCTGACCTACAGGCTGGGCTTGACTATTGAGGTGCCTCAGCAAGAAAAAGCAGCTCCAGTCAACAGAGAGACCAGGGCTGCCTCAGCCGCCCAAGAGGAACCTCCAAGGGTGCAGCGTGGCCCTGTCACCCGGCAGCGAGACGGACACTTGAAGAAGCGTGCCCTCCGGTGCAGAACCCGGgagagcctgagcaaacgctgcGAGGCAGAGCACGTGGAGGCGGCAGCCAAAGAGGCACCGTCCCCGGAGCCGAAGTCCCCCAGTCAGAGGGACGCCAAGCCGGAAGTGGACTTGTGCGAAAAGAGCCGGGTGTCTCCGAAACCGGAGATTTCACCTGAGGCCACCAGGATCCAGAGCAAGGTAGAAGATGTGATGCCGGCGGCCGCCGCGTTGGGCAGAATTCCCAGCCTGCCCCAGGAGCCCCAAGACCAGGAGTCCAAGGAGCAGAAGAGGAAGTGCTTTGAGCAGgctgcctctgcctccttcccCGAGAAGAAGCCCCGGCTTGAAGATCGTCAGTCCTTTCGTAACACAATTGAAAGTGTTCACCCAGAAAAGCCACAGCCCACCAAAGAGGAACCCAAAGTCCCACCCATCCGGGTAGGTAACAGCCTCATACCAGGTCGTACAGGCCTTTGGGGACCAGGGCTAGAGCGGCCTGGAGCAGCCTGTGTTCGATACGtctccctccttttctctctccctctgggcATGGGTGgggaaggcaggcaagcaagcaggtggATGATCTTGGAAACGCCTTCCCTCCCTCAGAAAGAAAGcttattctctcttctgtttgCTCGTCTGTAAATGGAGGGGTTCCTCTTGTAGTTACTTCCAAGAAAGCCTTTTGCTTGGTTCAGTATAGCTTAAATGCACCCACGCCATTAACAGCTGTGGGCACTGTCCCCCCTCTTAACTTGGTCCTGCTTGGACAACTTTGGAGAGCCTCTCCCATACCCTCCGCCCCAGTCCCATTTGGGTCAGTTCCTAGAGCTTCACTCTTAGCAGAGCTTCAGCTTGCACCTTCTGGGTGAGAAAAGGTCTGAGTTGGAAGGTTTTTCCTGGGCATACAGATTTTTTATAGAAGTGTTTTATTTGCTGCCTGCCCAGAGCTCAAGGTTCCTGCAAAAACAATGAAAAGCATGAAAAGACAGTACAACAAAAACCCAACTAGCTTATCAGATACTCCTCCTTCCTAGGGCTCTGGTAATGAATGCCTTTACCTGACTGCATTCCCAGAAATCTTTTCAGAATAACAGTTGAAATGATGTGCTTGCAAGTTTTCTGGAGCCCCATTGAGGGTTACTGTGCAGTAATTCTAAAGCACACATAGCCAAGCACCAGCGCATTGTGTAAAACTGTTGTTGTTCTTGTCTGCTTGCTTTACAGATTCAACTTTCCCGCATCAAACCCCCCTGGGTGGTTAAAGGTCAGCCAGCCTACCAGATATGTCCTAGGATTATCCCCAATACAGAACCCTCCAGCCAGGGCAGAAACGGGGACTCAGCCTCTGCTGACTTTAAGGCCTGTGCTGTGCAAGGCAGGATCCAGCGAGAGGCTGCTTCTCCTGCCACCGCCattggaggtgggggtgggcCGGGAGGAGGTCGAAGGAACACGGATGaaggcggtggtggtggtggcggcggcggcagcagcggctgcaGGATCCGGCAGCCCGGTCACCGCCCCAAATACTGGCGATCGAAGAGAACTCGTGGGAAGTGCAGGTCAGATTTACAGCGAGCACAGCTACTGTCGTTTTCACACCTAGAAGAGGAGACCGGCTTTGAGCTGGCCAAAGCGGACTCTTGCGTGCAAAAGGCCTCTTCCCCGCAGGCTGAGGGAGATTTTGCGTTTGGGCAGGCCTCCAGCCTGACTTCACTTCGGTCTGAAGGTGCTACCCAGCTTGCAGAAGCTTCCGGGGGCAGCTGCTCGGGAGGCGCTGTGGCCGAGCCGTCCCTTGGTCACCTAGCCACGGAGACGCCAGTGGGcagctctgggcagctcccaagtgATATAAGTAGTGAAGCGTCTCCAGGCGCTGCTTCCCAAGAGGGACGTGGTAGGAAGGAGGGAAGTGAATTTTCTCCAAGCAGCAAACAAAGCCGTTCTCCAGTGGCTCTCTTCAAAGGTGCAAGTAGAACGGAAGGGCATGAGTATGGCCACTGTTCCCCTCCGAATTGTGCCTCTATTCTGAAAGAAACCACCTCTGGTACTTCTAGCCGTACCATTGGTCTGGAGAGCAAACTAGAAAAGGGGCCAGAAATGACATCTGGCCCAAACGTAGAGGAGCATATCCCCAATCCAGAGACCTCCAGCATTGTCGGGACAGAGGAACTCTCCTCACAGTTCCACATGTCCCCAAGCCAGCTGGCCCCACAGCGGCACGAAAGAGAAACGCCAGGCGGGCTACACAACACCAGCAAGGATGAAGTTTCTCTGTCAAAGCCATTGCTGCTGTCTGAAGGCCTTCCCCCGTGGGAGGTGTTGCTGAGGACAGGAGTGGAGACAGACGGACAGCAGGCGAAGGCCAAGCCAAGCACCAGCCCCTCCAGTGACGAGGAAACCAGGAGCATTCTGAGCGAGACAACGGAGACGGCATCCGACTTGGAAGCTGAGCTGACGGATGAGAGTGCAGAGTTGGGGCAGGACTACAGCAAAGCTACCGAGAAAGGAGCTGATCCTGACAGGGGCCACCAGGAGGAATGTaacaggatcaaattagaaagtTTGGTTAGAACTGACACTTCCTTGTGCAGGGAGGGCTTGCTGTTAGAAGCAGGGGCCACCAACACCTGTCAACCGCAGGCATCTCGTCTGCAGGAAACTTGTGAATCTTCCCTCCATGTTGATGCAGAAGGCCAGGAAAGACCTCTGGTGGCGGAGACCCCCAAGCCTCTGTCTATAGAAGCAAGCAACCCTCTGGTGGTTCAGTTGCTCAAGGGAAGACTGCCTCTCAAAGCAGTTCTTCCAGGGGCCCATAGCAGCCCTAACATAGTAGCTGCAGCCTCCTCTCTGAACAAAGTTTGTTCTTTCCCAATGGAGAGCAAGTGCAAGAGTTCCCTTTCCCAAAAGCCCTCTAGGGGTGAGGGGTTGGACACAAGTGGTGAAGTTGGCAATGGATACTGTGCACCAAGGTTTCTGAGGGACTTCCC
The Podarcis raffonei isolate rPodRaf1 chromosome 6, rPodRaf1.pri, whole genome shotgun sequence DNA segment above includes these coding regions:
- the ASXL1 gene encoding polycomb group protein ASXL1 isoform X2, with amino-acid sequence MKEMKQRRKKERTWAEAARLVLENYSDGPMTPKQILQVIETEGLKEMSGTSPLACLNAMLHSNSRSCEGLFYKLPGRISLFTLKKDAVQWSRNLSAPEGEELDDAADAESSGSNEASTVSGDNDISLDETSSSASCSTEPQSKNVPAVRESHRAASQASKQKKKTGVMLPRVVLTPLKVNGAHMETSSGRQVGGESSSSSSGSSALSGNTAIRSRTEISRDPPQLIRGFRKPTSGQMKRNRGDDIDFETPGSILVNTNLRALINSRTFNVLPLHFQQQLLLLLPEVDRQAGTDGLMRLSGSALNNEFFTHAAQSWRERLADGEFTHEMQVRIRQEMEKEKKTEQWKERFFEDYYGQKLGLTIEVPQQEKAAPVNRETRAASAAQEEPPRVQRGPVTRQRDGHLKKRALRCRTRESLSKRCEAEHVEAAAKEAPSPEPKSPSQRDAKPEVDLCEKSRVSPKPEISPEATRIQSKVEDVMPAAAALGRIPSLPQEPQDQESKEQKRKCFEQAASASFPEKKPRLEDRQSFRNTIESVHPEKPQPTKEEPKVPPIRIQLSRIKPPWVVKGQPAYQICPRIIPNTEPSSQGRNGDSASADFKACAVQGRIQREAASPATAIGGGGGPGGGRRNTDEGGGGGGGGGSSGCRIRQPGHRPKYWRSKRTRGKCRSDLQRAQLLSFSHLEEETGFELAKADSCVQKASSPQAEGDFAFGQASSLTSLRSEGATQLAEASGGSCSGGAVAEPSLGHLATETPVGSSGQLPSDISSEASPGAASQEGRGRKEGSEFSPSSKQSRSPVALFKGASRTEGHEYGHCSPPNCASILKETTSGTSSRTIGLESKLEKGPEMTSGPNVEEHIPNPETSSIVGTEELSSQFHMSPSQLAPQRHERETPGGLHNTSKDEVSLSKPLLLSEGLPPWEVLLRTGVETDGQQAKAKPSTSPSSDEETRSILSETTETASDLEAELTDESAELGQDYSKATEKGADPDRGHQEECNRIKLESLVRTDTSLCREGLLLEAGATNTCQPQASRLQETCESSLHVDAEGQERPLVAETPKPLSIEASNPLVVQLLKGRLPLKAVLPGAHSSPNIVAAASSLNKVCSFPMESKCKSSLSQKPSRGEGLDTSGEVGNGYCAPRFLRDFPKRQCTSGPTPLPVERVEKEPEKSSDSPDRAVGTSQKPDKLGLGGATFSSCTYNNRKDPSAAVPAESLAPGSPEEKLKATGTTSLGPDQARGGALGKKVFGSGFPCSAAARAQHPRVLEPSPILGMLSHSKLLPPPKSAAPGHGVQVTREDWPPKQRAHVGGGGGRGVENKKVLPCSGPAKRNVEKRKEAPPSPVELMEHLQSSPLVGNLPFFKWPRELGKGLAQPLEPSSIPSQLNIKQAFYGKLSKLQLNSAGFNYASSVPGFPRSLAGSMMQLSHKANFAASRGMSLSAQMFADSGSMEEISLKCSCSLKAMIMCKGCGAFCHDDCIGPSKLCVLCLVVR
- the ASXL1 gene encoding polycomb group protein ASXL1 isoform X1, whose amino-acid sequence is MKEMKQRRKKERTWAEAARLVLENYSDGPMTPKQILQVIETEGLKEMSGTSPLACLNAMLHSNSRSCEGLFYKLPGRISLFTLKKDAVQWSRNLSAPEGEELDDAADAESSGSNEASTVSGDNDISLDETSSSASCSTEPQSKNVPAVRESHRAASQASKQKKKTGVMLPRVVLTPLKVNGAHMETSSGFTGRQVGGESSSSSSGSSALSGNTAIRSRTEISRDPPQLIRGFRKPTSGQMKRNRGDDIDFETPGSILVNTNLRALINSRTFNVLPLHFQQQLLLLLPEVDRQAGTDGLMRLSGSALNNEFFTHAAQSWRERLADGEFTHEMQVRIRQEMEKEKKTEQWKERFFEDYYGQKLGLTIEVPQQEKAAPVNRETRAASAAQEEPPRVQRGPVTRQRDGHLKKRALRCRTRESLSKRCEAEHVEAAAKEAPSPEPKSPSQRDAKPEVDLCEKSRVSPKPEISPEATRIQSKVEDVMPAAAALGRIPSLPQEPQDQESKEQKRKCFEQAASASFPEKKPRLEDRQSFRNTIESVHPEKPQPTKEEPKVPPIRIQLSRIKPPWVVKGQPAYQICPRIIPNTEPSSQGRNGDSASADFKACAVQGRIQREAASPATAIGGGGGPGGGRRNTDEGGGGGGGGGSSGCRIRQPGHRPKYWRSKRTRGKCRSDLQRAQLLSFSHLEEETGFELAKADSCVQKASSPQAEGDFAFGQASSLTSLRSEGATQLAEASGGSCSGGAVAEPSLGHLATETPVGSSGQLPSDISSEASPGAASQEGRGRKEGSEFSPSSKQSRSPVALFKGASRTEGHEYGHCSPPNCASILKETTSGTSSRTIGLESKLEKGPEMTSGPNVEEHIPNPETSSIVGTEELSSQFHMSPSQLAPQRHERETPGGLHNTSKDEVSLSKPLLLSEGLPPWEVLLRTGVETDGQQAKAKPSTSPSSDEETRSILSETTETASDLEAELTDESAELGQDYSKATEKGADPDRGHQEECNRIKLESLVRTDTSLCREGLLLEAGATNTCQPQASRLQETCESSLHVDAEGQERPLVAETPKPLSIEASNPLVVQLLKGRLPLKAVLPGAHSSPNIVAAASSLNKVCSFPMESKCKSSLSQKPSRGEGLDTSGEVGNGYCAPRFLRDFPKRQCTSGPTPLPVERVEKEPEKSSDSPDRAVGTSQKPDKLGLGGATFSSCTYNNRKDPSAAVPAESLAPGSPEEKLKATGTTSLGPDQARGGALGKKVFGSGFPCSAAARAQHPRVLEPSPILGMLSHSKLLPPPKSAAPGHGVQVTREDWPPKQRAHVGGGGGRGVENKKVLPCSGPAKRNVEKRKEAPPSPVELMEHLQSSPLVGNLPFFKWPRELGKGLAQPLEPSSIPSQLNIKQAFYGKLSKLQLNSAGFNYASSVPGFPRSLAGSMMQLSHKANFAASRGMSLSAQMFADSGSMEEISLKCSCSLKAMIMCKGCGAFCHDDCIGPSKLCVLCLVVR